The window tgccactggccaggatTCAGGGCCAAtttgattactttttaattttatttatatatttatttatttattgtatttttctgaagtgagaagcagggaggcagagagacagactcccgcatgcgcccgactgggatccacacaacatgcccactagggggtgatgctctgcccatctggggtgttgctctgttgcaaccggagccattcagtgcctgaggtgggggccatggagccatactcaacacccgggccaactttgctccaatggagtattggctgcaggaggggaagagagaaaggagagaggaaagggtggagaaacagatggtcacttctcctgtgtgccctgaccaggaatcgaacccaggacatccacatgccaggccaacactctaccactgagccaaccggccagggccaaaatttattacttttcacttttatttgaaaatgtatttgggtggcctgaccaggtggtggcgcagtggatagagcatcagactgggatgtggaagacccaggttcgagaccccgaggtcaccagcttgggcccaaggtcgctggctcaagcaaggggtcacatggtctgctatagccccctcgttaaggcacataatgagaaatcaatcaatgaacaataaaggagccacaacgaagaattgatatttctcatctctctccattcctgtttgtctgtccgtctctctgactctgtctctgccacaaaaaaaaaaaaaagaaaagaaaatgtatttgggTGCCTTTCCTTCTAGCCTTTTGTCTGTATCATGATAGAGAGGGCTCAGTGGGTGGGTCCAGTGCCTGGGGCTTCCCTCCCCTGATCTTCCTACATCCCACTCCTGTGCTTAGGAGTCCACCTTGAAGAGCGTGCTCAGTGCCCTGTGGAACCTCTCAGCACACAGCACGGAGAACAAGGCAGCTATCTGCCAAGTGGATGGTGCCCTGGGCTTCCTGGTGAGCACATTGACCTACAAGTGTCAGAGCAACTCACTGGCCATCATCGAGAGCGGTGGGGGTATCCTGCGCAATGTTTCCAGCCTCATCGCCACCCGCGAGGACTACAGGTGGGTCCATCCCACCCCACAGTTATGTGGGCTGATGGTACCACTGGGGGAAGGTGGATCACCAGATATGGTCTGGGGCTGTGAGTGGCAGATCCCATTCTGCAGTGAACTGTCACTGAGGCAGGCTTGGTTTGTCCTCTTGCAAATGAATATTCCTGATTTGTCCCAGGAACTAATTTTTTTAGTATAACTATTCCCAAATATTATGAGACAGTTtgctaaatatttcatttattaaaataaagtgttTATTATATAATACTAATAATTTACAAAtgatacttaatatttttaaaaacaaactttgtCTATAGTATGTCTATCCCAAATATCACATGAGATACtgtgctaaaataaaatacactacattttattttaaaaatatcattgagccctggccggttggctcagcggtagagcgtcggcctggcgtgcgggggacccgggttcgattcccggccagggcacataggagaagtgcccatttgcttctccacccccctcctccttcctctctgtctctctcttcccctcccgcagccgaggctccattggagcaaagatggcccgggcgctggggatggctccttggcctctaccccaggcgctagagtggctctggtcgcggcagagcaacgccccagaggggcagagcatcgccccctggtgggcagagcgtcgcccctggtgggcgtgccgggtggatcccggtcgggtgcatgcgggagtctgtctgactgtctctacccgtttccagcttcagaaaaatacaaaaaaaaaaaaaaaaatcattgatttattattattatttaatatatatatatatgtaaggtctaccagaaagttctgtccgtttctatcacaacgtttcaacacgtaagcacgtttatttggcgcatgtgtgcctctctatttttatcacttaatatatacatactgacgtagcaaattaactaaaacaaagttgattcacgttagtcttatgtgtgaagcaatagagtacccatggctactgataaagttcatttacgccactgtaatttttacgaatttcaacaagaaagaaatgctacagaagcatgtctgtcacatgcaccatattccccggacttagcaccctccgactatcacttgtttttgtccttacaaaatttttgaagggcaaaaaattcaaaaatgaagaagatatcaaacaagcactggttcaatttttcgcatcaaaagataaaacatggccctggccggttggctcagtggtagagcgtcggcctagcgtgcggaggacccgggttcgattcccggccagggcacataggagaagcgcccatttgcttctccacccctccgccgcgctttcctctctgtctctctcttcccctcccgcagccaaggctccattggagcaaagatggcccgggcgctggggatggctcctcggcctctgccccaggcgctagagtggctctggtcgcaatatggcgacgcccaggatgggcagagcatcgccccctggtgggcagagcgccgccccatggtgggcgtgccgggtggatcccggtcgggcgcatgcgggagtctgtctgactgtctctccctgtttccagcttcagaaaaatgaaaaaaaaaaaaaaaagaaaaaaaaaaaaaaaaaaaaaaaagataaaacatttttcaaaaatggaatatataaattgccctcacgctggcaagaaatcatgaataataatggcaattatattatttaataaagtctattgacggtaagaaaaatttgtattttgttttattccaaaaacggacagaactttccggtagaccttatatatacatatatattatcaGTGAGATacagacagggagatgagaagcatcaacccctagtttcagcactttagttattcattgattgcttctcatatgtgcctagactctgggatgggggctccagccaagccagttgccccgtgctcaagccagcaacctttgggcttaagcatacaaccttgggcttcaagccagtgacctctgggctcaaggcagtgaccatggggtcatgtctatgataccacactcaagctggatgagctggcgctcaagccagcgaccttggggttttgaacctgggtcctcagcatcctcagaGACCTAgatcgacattttatccactgcaccaccacttgatcaggttaaatgtattattattattattattattattatgtattttagtgagaggaggggaggcagagagacagacccctgcatatgccccaaccaggatctaccaggaTCTACTCCACAAGCCCAgaagggggtaatgctctgcccatctggggcccttgatccattgaaaccagagccatttcttactgcctgaagcagaagccatggagcctcctcagtgcccaaggccaacttgctcaagccaatcaagccatggctgcaggaggacaaGAGTGGGGGgtagaggaggggtggagaagtacatggttgcttctcctgtgtgccctgaccagaaattgaatctgggacatacacacactgggctgacactctaccactgagccaaccagccagtgccaatatattcttttctttttttttttttttgtgacagagacagagagagagacagagagagggacagatagggacagacagacaggaagggagatcagaagcatcaattcttcgttgtggctccttagtctccttagttgttcattgattgttttctcatatgccttgaggaggcctgcagcagagtgagtgaccccttgctcaagccagcgacattaggctcaagccaatgacctttgggctcaagccagtgaccatggggtcatgtctatgattccatgctcaagccagcaaccccacgctcaagctgatgagcctgtgctcaagatggtgagcctgcgctcaagctggcaacctcagggtttagaacctaggtcctccgtgtcccagttcaatgttctatccactgcgccactgcctggtcaggccaatatattatttcttaaaaaaaatttttttggccctggccggttgtttGAATGGACAAGAgtatctcccccttctcctcccatagccagtggctggattagTTCAAGcataggccctgggcactgaggatagcttggttggtccaagtgtcagcctcaggcgctataaaTAGCTGAGTTGATTGGAGAATCGGACCCAGAcaggagtgccaggtggatcccgggtcggggcacatgcaggagtctgtctcactatctcccctcctcgcttaaaaaaaaaaaagttttttaaatttcttttaagtaGCCTGAACTTATctactgtggtggcgcagtagataaagcatcaacctggaatgatgaggttgtgggtttgaaaccctaggcttacctggtcaaggcatatatggaagttgatgctttatgctcctcccccttctctctctctctcctctctaaaaatgaataaagtcttaaaaatttttttcttaagtaaaaaaaGTATTTCGCACAAGTATATCCCATTCGATACTTGGAATAGCCTTATAATACATATTTGTTCCCTTCCTGAGATTCGAACTTAGTTGGGcaccttatatttttatttgctaaatctggccacCCTGCTCTTGGTAAGACTAGGGATGGCCCTGCCTGACATGCCCCTATGTGCTGCAGGCAGGTGTTGCGGGACCACAACTGCTTGCAGACACTGCTGCAGCACCTGACGTCACACAGCCTGACCATTGTGAGCAATGCCTGTGGCACACTCTGGAACCTGTCTGCCCGCAGCCAATGTGACCAGGAGCTGCTCTGGGACCTCGGTGCTGTGGCCATGCTGCGCAACCTGGTGCACTCCAAACACAAGATGATTGCTATGGGCAGTGCTGCCGCCCTGCGCAACCTGCTGGCCCACCGGCCAGCCAAGTACCAGGCAGCAGCCACTGCTGTCTCCCCCAGTGCCTGTGCACCCAGCCTGTATGTGCGCAAGCAGCGGGCCCTGGAGGCCGAGCTGGACGCACGGCACCTAACCCAGGCACTCAATCACCTGGAGAAGCAGGgcctgcctgaggctgaggctaccTCCAAGAAGCCAATGCCACCCCTGCGGCACTTGGATGGGCTGGCCCAGGACTATGCCTCGGACTCAGGCTGCTTCGACGATGATGATGTGCCCTCCCTGGCTGCTGTTGCTGCCACTGCCGAGCCTGCCAGCCCCACTGTGCTGTCCCTCTTTCTGGGAAGCTCCTTCCTGCAAGGACAGGCTCTGGCCCGCACCTTGCCTGCCCACCGTGGTGGGTCAgaggtggagaaggaggccaGTGGAGAGGCAGCCTTggcagccagggccaaggccaaGCTGGCACTGGCAGTGGCACGGATCGACCGGCTAGTGGAGGACATCTCAGCCCTGCATACATCATCTGACGAcagcttcagcctcagctctGGGGACCCCGGGCAGGAGGCACCACGGGAAGGCCGGGCCCAGTCCTGCTCTCCTTGCCGGGGGCCCGAGGGCGGGCAGCGGGAGGCTGGCAGTCGAGCTCACCCACTACTGCGGCTCAAGGCTGCCCATGCCAGCCTCTCCAATGACAGCCTTAACAGTGGCAGCACCAGCGATGGGCATTGTCTCCGTGACCAGAAGCGGCCCTGCCCACTGGCATCACTGGCTGAGCACCGAGAGGGGCCCCCATGTCGTCAGGCACGGCCCAGCCAGCTTGACCTCAACCTGCTGGGTGGTCAGGTTAAGCCAGTAGGCCAGGAGGCTGCCGCTCCTGATGCCTGTGTGCGCACCATCAAGCTGTCGCCCACCTACCAGCGTGTGCCACTGCTTGAGGACACAGCTACAGCCAGCATGGGGCTCCTGGTCCCTGGAACTCGGAAGCAGGCCTGGCTGCCTGCAGAGGGCCTAAGCAAGGTGCCCAAGAAGCTGCTGGCAGAGGCAGCACCACTTTGCCTGTCTCGCTGTAGCTCTCTTTCTTCACTGTCCTCAGCTGGCCGCCCAGGCCCCAGTGAGGTGGGGGACCTAGATGACAGTGACTCAtccctggaggggctggaggagacTGGCCCCAGTGAGGTGGAGCTGGATGGGGCCTGGCATGGGCCAGGGGCTGCCTCCCTCCCCATGGCCATCCCTGCACCCCCTCAGGTCCGGAGCCTGGGGTTGGAAGACACCACACCATCTAGCTCCTCAGAGAACTGTGTGCAGGAGACACCATTGGTGCTGAGCCGCTGTAGCTCAGTAAGCTCTCTGGGAAGCTTTGAGAGCCCATCCATTGCCAGCTCCATCCCTAGTGACCCCTGCAGtggactgggcagtggcacagtcagccccagcgAGCTGCCTGACAGCCCTGGGCAGACTATGCCACCAAGCCGCAGCAAGACACCACCACTGGCCCCACTGCCTCCAGGTGAGCGTGAGACCACTCAGTTTAGCCTACAGTGGGAAAGCTATGTAAAGCGCTTCCTGGACATTGCGGACTGCCGGGAGCGCTGCTGGCTACCCTCAGAGCTAGATGCTGGCAGTGTGCGCTTCACTGTGGAGAAGCCAGACGAAAACTTCTCATGTGCCTCCAGCCTCAGTGCACTGGCCCTTCATGAGCACTATGTGCAGAAGGATGTTGAGCTGCGGCTGCTGCCCGCTGCCTGTCCTGAACTTGGCAGGGGCAGTGGCCCCAGCCAGCACTTTGCTGGGCAGCGCCGGCGAGATGAGGCCAGTGGTCACCTTGAGGGGCCACCTGCCAATAACCAGGAGCTGGAGCTGCTGCGGGATTGCCTGGGTACAGCTGTGCCCACCCGGCTCCGCAAAGTGGCCTCCGCCCTGGTGCCTGGCCGCTGTGCATTGCCCATGCCTGTCTACATGCTGGTGCCCACCCCGGCCCCGGAGGACAACTCATGTGTTGACTTGGCCGAAGGCATGCCGGTAAACTGTAGTGTAGCCTCGCTCAGCGATGAGACACTGCGGGGACCTCCCAGAGACCTGCCCAATGGGCATGGGGATGGGCAGAAGCCAGCAGGCCAAGAGGCTCCTGCCAGGCAGGCCACTGGGCACCAACACAGGGCTGGGGGTATGGGCCGTAGCGTGGAGCCAGCCCGGGGGGTGGAAAGGAGCCGGGCAGGGCTGGAGCTGCCCCTTGGAAGGCCCTCAAGAGCCTGTATGGACAGAGACAGCCCACAAGTGGGACGAACACATGAGGAGGGGGCACTGCAGTCCCTGTGTCTCACAACACCCACTGACGAGGCTGTGTACTGCTTCTACAGCAATGGCTCAGATGAGGAGCCGTCTACAGAGGCGGTGGTGACACCCTCCCGGTGCACATCTGCTATTCCTCGGGCAGTGAAGAGGGAGCGCCTGGTTGGCAGGAAGAAGGCACAGGCTATGCCTAAGGCCACCATGCCTGCCAGGGCCCAGCCCAGCTTTATTGCCGATGAGACGCCACCATGCTACTCCCTAAGCTCTTCTACCAGCTCCCTCAGTGAGCcggagcccgagctcaagcctgGCAGGCTCCAAGCCCATGAGCCAGGGGTGACCAAAAACCTGGGCCCTGGAGGCAGAAATGATGACTATCCAAGCCCTCCAGCCAAGGTAGAGCTGCTGTGGCACCGCCGTGGCTCAGCCAAGCCCAGGCGCTGGCCGCAGGTGTCAGACTCCAGGTGTCACAAGCCCCAAGATTCTCAGCTGGATGAGCTGCCAGCAGAAGGCCCCCAGGAGCACAGAGAGGAGGCAGCAGGGTCGGACCACGCCTCAGACCTGGATAGCGTCGAGTGGCGCGCCATCCAGGAGGGTGCCAACTCTATCGTCACCTGGCTGCACCAGGCAGCAGTGGCAGCCACCCATGAGGCCTCATCTGAGTCTGACTCTATTCTGTCCTTTGTGTCAGGGCTGTCAGTGGGCTCCACCCTGCAGCCCTCCCCATACAGGAAAGGGCAGAAGCCACAAGCAGAGGGGCAGGCAAGCAGTGCCACTGGGCCAGAGAAACGGAATGTGGCCCTGGCCCCGCGCAGTCGCAGCTCTGGCTTGCCCTACAGCCCAGAGAAGCTGCGTGGTACTCAGAAGACTGCATCTGGGGTGCCAGCCATGCTCCGAGGACGGACAGTGATCTACATGCCCAACCTGGCCACCCGGTCCCAGCCCAAAGGCACCCCTGGGCCCCGCACCACACCAAGGAAGATGGGACCCCTGAGCCCTATGCAGCCAGC is drawn from Saccopteryx leptura isolate mSacLep1 chromosome 1, mSacLep1_pri_phased_curated, whole genome shotgun sequence and contains these coding sequences:
- the APC2 gene encoding adenomatous polyposis coli protein 2 isoform X2, encoding MGLLGLLSLLYSAFFRDQALQEVKMMSSVAPYEQLVRQVEALKAENSHLRQELRDNSSHLSKLETETSGMKEVLKHLQSKLEQEARVLVSSGQTEVLEQLKALQMDITSLYNLKFQPPALGPEPAAHTPEGSPVHGSGTPKDSFGELSRATIRLLEELDRERCFLLNEIEKEEKEKLWYYSQLQGLSKRLDELPHVETFSMQMDLIRQQLEFESQHIRSLMEERFGTSDEMVQRAQIRASRLEQIDKELLSAQDRVQQTEPQTLLAVKSIAADEDPAETKVPVHPEDGAPQPGNSKVEVVFWLLSMLATRDQEDTARTLLAMSSSPESCVAMRRSGCLPLLLQILHGTEAGAGGRNGTSGVPGAKDARMRANAALHNIIFSQPDQGLARKEMRVLHVLEQIRAYCETCWDWLQAQNSGPERDVVSSAPIPIEPQICQATCAVMKLSFDEEYRRAMNELGGLQAVAELLEVDYAMHKMTQDPLNLALRRYAGMTLTNLTFGDVANKATLCARRGSMEAIVAQLASESEDLQQVVSSILRNLSWRADINSKKVLREVGSMTALMQCVLRASKESTLKSVLSALWNLSAHSTENKAAICQVDGALGFLVSTLTYKCQSNSLAIIESGGGILRNVSSLIATREDYRQVLRDHNCLQTLLQHLTSHSLTIVSNACGTLWNLSARSQCDQELLWDLGAVAMLRNLVHSKHKMIAMGSAAALRNLLAHRPAKYQAAATAVSPSACAPSLYVRKQRALEAELDARHLTQALNHLEKQGLPEAEATSKKPMPPLRHLDGLAQDYASDSGCFDDDDVPSLAAVAATAEPASPTVLSLFLGSSFLQGQALARTLPAHRGGSEVEKEASGEAALAARAKAKLALAVARIDRLVEDISALHTSSDDSFSLSSGDPGQEAPREGRAQSCSPCRGPEGGQREAGSRAHPLLRLKAAHASLSNDSLNSGSTSDGHCLRDQKRPCPLASLAEHREGPPCRQARPSQLDLNLLGGQVKPVGQEAAAPDACVRTIKLSPTYQRVPLLEDTATASMGLLVPGTRKQAWLPAEGLSKVPKKLLAEAAPLCLSRCSSLSSLSSAGRPGPSEVGDLDDSDSSLEGLEETGPSEVELDGAWHGPGAASLPMAIPAPPQVRSLGLEDTTPSSSSENCVQETPLVLSRCSSVSSLGSFESPSIASSIPSDPCSGLGSGTVSPSELPDSPGQTMPPSRSKTPPLAPLPPGERETTQFSLQWESYVKRFLDIADCRERCWLPSELDAGSVRFTVEKPDENFSCASSLSALALHEHYVQKDVELRLLPAACPELGRGSGPSQHFAGQRRRDEASGHLEGPPANNQELELLRDCLGTAVPTRLRKVASALVPGRCALPMPVYMLVPTPAPEDNSCVDLAEGMPVNCSVASLSDETLRGPPRDLPNGHGDGQKPAGQEAPARQATGHQHRAGGMGRSVEPARGVERSRAGLELPLGRPSRACMDRDSPQVGRTHEEGALQSLCLTTPTDEAVYCFYSNGSDEEPSTEAVVTPSRCTSAIPRAVKRERLVGRKKAQAMPKATMPARAQPSFIADETPPCYSLSSSTSSLSEPEPELKPGRLQAHEPGVTKNLGPGGRNDDYPSPPAKVELLWHRRGSAKPRRWPQVSDSRCHKPQDSQLDELPAEGPQEHREEAAGSDHASDLDSVEWRAIQEGANSIVTWLHQAAVAATHEASSESDSILSFVSGLSVGSTLQPSPYRKGQKPQAEGQASSATGPEKRNVALAPRSRSSGLPYSPEKLRGTQKTASGVPAMLRGRTVIYMPNLATRSQPKGTPGPRTTPRKMGPLSPMQPAVPTKALGSGQQRSRSLHRPGKISELATLSPPQRSATPPARLTKTPSSSSSQTSPASQPLTRRLLPDTHASRPISSPSASLVPKTPTRALLAKQHKTQKSPVRIPFMQKPARRGPPPLARAAPEPGPRGRMGPKGCPGTRGGHLGLVHVASAQSSGSKSSNRSGFRRQLTFIKESPGLLHRRRLELSPAEATASASASASASASAYQGSSACRNQPALPTVFLCSSRCKELRAPSPQALVPQQHTAARPGPGEQPPRRTNSESPSRLPIRKQVTQPEAVKRYASLPHISMARRAEGAASGPTADAARRSSDGEARPLPRVASLGTTWRRIRDEDVPHILRSTLPATALPLMGTSPEKCPGSPLQRKTSDAVVQTEDFAANKTNSSTSPSLESRGPPLALAGGTTTLFSSDIDKPGPTKVATSVPFVHEGLGAAVAGFAASRHGSPSRSARVPPFNYVPSPMVVATTDSAVEKAPAPADLLE
- the APC2 gene encoding adenomatous polyposis coli protein 2 isoform X1 — translated: MGLLGLLSLLYSAFFRDQALQEVKMMSSVAPYEQLVRQVEALKAENSHLRQELRDNSSHLSKLETETSGMKEVLKHLQSKLEQEARVLVSSGQTEVLEQLKALQMDITSLYNLKFQPPALGPEPAAHTPEGSPVHGSGTPKDSFGELSRATIRLLEELDRERCFLLNEIEKEEKEKLWYYSQLQGLSKRLDELPHVETQFSMQMDLIRQQLEFESQHIRSLMEERFGTSDEMVQRAQIRASRLEQIDKELLSAQDRVQQTEPQTLLAVKSIAADEDPAETKVPVHPEDGAPQPGNSKVEVVFWLLSMLATRDQEDTARTLLAMSSSPESCVAMRRSGCLPLLLQILHGTEAGAGGRNGTSGVPGAKDARMRANAALHNIIFSQPDQGLARKEMRVLHVLEQIRAYCETCWDWLQAQNSGPERDVVSSAPIPIEPQICQATCAVMKLSFDEEYRRAMNELGGLQAVAELLEVDYAMHKMTQDPLNLALRRYAGMTLTNLTFGDVANKATLCARRGSMEAIVAQLASESEDLQQVVSSILRNLSWRADINSKKVLREVGSMTALMQCVLRASKESTLKSVLSALWNLSAHSTENKAAICQVDGALGFLVSTLTYKCQSNSLAIIESGGGILRNVSSLIATREDYRQVLRDHNCLQTLLQHLTSHSLTIVSNACGTLWNLSARSQCDQELLWDLGAVAMLRNLVHSKHKMIAMGSAAALRNLLAHRPAKYQAAATAVSPSACAPSLYVRKQRALEAELDARHLTQALNHLEKQGLPEAEATSKKPMPPLRHLDGLAQDYASDSGCFDDDDVPSLAAVAATAEPASPTVLSLFLGSSFLQGQALARTLPAHRGGSEVEKEASGEAALAARAKAKLALAVARIDRLVEDISALHTSSDDSFSLSSGDPGQEAPREGRAQSCSPCRGPEGGQREAGSRAHPLLRLKAAHASLSNDSLNSGSTSDGHCLRDQKRPCPLASLAEHREGPPCRQARPSQLDLNLLGGQVKPVGQEAAAPDACVRTIKLSPTYQRVPLLEDTATASMGLLVPGTRKQAWLPAEGLSKVPKKLLAEAAPLCLSRCSSLSSLSSAGRPGPSEVGDLDDSDSSLEGLEETGPSEVELDGAWHGPGAASLPMAIPAPPQVRSLGLEDTTPSSSSENCVQETPLVLSRCSSVSSLGSFESPSIASSIPSDPCSGLGSGTVSPSELPDSPGQTMPPSRSKTPPLAPLPPGERETTQFSLQWESYVKRFLDIADCRERCWLPSELDAGSVRFTVEKPDENFSCASSLSALALHEHYVQKDVELRLLPAACPELGRGSGPSQHFAGQRRRDEASGHLEGPPANNQELELLRDCLGTAVPTRLRKVASALVPGRCALPMPVYMLVPTPAPEDNSCVDLAEGMPVNCSVASLSDETLRGPPRDLPNGHGDGQKPAGQEAPARQATGHQHRAGGMGRSVEPARGVERSRAGLELPLGRPSRACMDRDSPQVGRTHEEGALQSLCLTTPTDEAVYCFYSNGSDEEPSTEAVVTPSRCTSAIPRAVKRERLVGRKKAQAMPKATMPARAQPSFIADETPPCYSLSSSTSSLSEPEPELKPGRLQAHEPGVTKNLGPGGRNDDYPSPPAKVELLWHRRGSAKPRRWPQVSDSRCHKPQDSQLDELPAEGPQEHREEAAGSDHASDLDSVEWRAIQEGANSIVTWLHQAAVAATHEASSESDSILSFVSGLSVGSTLQPSPYRKGQKPQAEGQASSATGPEKRNVALAPRSRSSGLPYSPEKLRGTQKTASGVPAMLRGRTVIYMPNLATRSQPKGTPGPRTTPRKMGPLSPMQPAVPTKALGSGQQRSRSLHRPGKISELATLSPPQRSATPPARLTKTPSSSSSQTSPASQPLTRRLLPDTHASRPISSPSASLVPKTPTRALLAKQHKTQKSPVRIPFMQKPARRGPPPLARAAPEPGPRGRMGPKGCPGTRGGHLGLVHVASAQSSGSKSSNRSGFRRQLTFIKESPGLLHRRRLELSPAEATASASASASASASAYQGSSACRNQPALPTVFLCSSRCKELRAPSPQALVPQQHTAARPGPGEQPPRRTNSESPSRLPIRKQVTQPEAVKRYASLPHISMARRAEGAASGPTADAARRSSDGEARPLPRVASLGTTWRRIRDEDVPHILRSTLPATALPLMGTSPEKCPGSPLQRKTSDAVVQTEDFAANKTNSSTSPSLESRGPPLALAGGTTTLFSSDIDKPGPTKVATSVPFVHEGLGAAVAGFAASRHGSPSRSARVPPFNYVPSPMVVATTDSAVEKAPAPADLLE
- the APC2 gene encoding adenomatous polyposis coli protein 2 isoform X3, yielding MMSSVAPYEQLVRQVEALKAENSHLRQELRDNSSHLSKLETETSGMKEVLKHLQSKLEQEARVLVSSGQTEVLEQLKALQMDITSLYNLKFQPPALGPEPAAHTPEGSPVHGSGTPKDSFGELSRATIRLLEELDRERCFLLNEIEKEEKEKLWYYSQLQGLSKRLDELPHVETQFSMQMDLIRQQLEFESQHIRSLMEERFGTSDEMVQRAQIRASRLEQIDKELLSAQDRVQQTEPQTLLAVKSIAADEDPAETKVPVHPEDGAPQPGNSKVEVVFWLLSMLATRDQEDTARTLLAMSSSPESCVAMRRSGCLPLLLQILHGTEAGAGGRNGTSGVPGAKDARMRANAALHNIIFSQPDQGLARKEMRVLHVLEQIRAYCETCWDWLQAQNSGPERDVVSSAPIPIEPQICQATCAVMKLSFDEEYRRAMNELGGLQAVAELLEVDYAMHKMTQDPLNLALRRYAGMTLTNLTFGDVANKATLCARRGSMEAIVAQLASESEDLQQVVSSILRNLSWRADINSKKVLREVGSMTALMQCVLRASKESTLKSVLSALWNLSAHSTENKAAICQVDGALGFLVSTLTYKCQSNSLAIIESGGGILRNVSSLIATREDYRQVLRDHNCLQTLLQHLTSHSLTIVSNACGTLWNLSARSQCDQELLWDLGAVAMLRNLVHSKHKMIAMGSAAALRNLLAHRPAKYQAAATAVSPSACAPSLYVRKQRALEAELDARHLTQALNHLEKQGLPEAEATSKKPMPPLRHLDGLAQDYASDSGCFDDDDVPSLAAVAATAEPASPTVLSLFLGSSFLQGQALARTLPAHRGGSEVEKEASGEAALAARAKAKLALAVARIDRLVEDISALHTSSDDSFSLSSGDPGQEAPREGRAQSCSPCRGPEGGQREAGSRAHPLLRLKAAHASLSNDSLNSGSTSDGHCLRDQKRPCPLASLAEHREGPPCRQARPSQLDLNLLGGQVKPVGQEAAAPDACVRTIKLSPTYQRVPLLEDTATASMGLLVPGTRKQAWLPAEGLSKVPKKLLAEAAPLCLSRCSSLSSLSSAGRPGPSEVGDLDDSDSSLEGLEETGPSEVELDGAWHGPGAASLPMAIPAPPQVRSLGLEDTTPSSSSENCVQETPLVLSRCSSVSSLGSFESPSIASSIPSDPCSGLGSGTVSPSELPDSPGQTMPPSRSKTPPLAPLPPGERETTQFSLQWESYVKRFLDIADCRERCWLPSELDAGSVRFTVEKPDENFSCASSLSALALHEHYVQKDVELRLLPAACPELGRGSGPSQHFAGQRRRDEASGHLEGPPANNQELELLRDCLGTAVPTRLRKVASALVPGRCALPMPVYMLVPTPAPEDNSCVDLAEGMPVNCSVASLSDETLRGPPRDLPNGHGDGQKPAGQEAPARQATGHQHRAGGMGRSVEPARGVERSRAGLELPLGRPSRACMDRDSPQVGRTHEEGALQSLCLTTPTDEAVYCFYSNGSDEEPSTEAVVTPSRCTSAIPRAVKRERLVGRKKAQAMPKATMPARAQPSFIADETPPCYSLSSSTSSLSEPEPELKPGRLQAHEPGVTKNLGPGGRNDDYPSPPAKVELLWHRRGSAKPRRWPQVSDSRCHKPQDSQLDELPAEGPQEHREEAAGSDHASDLDSVEWRAIQEGANSIVTWLHQAAVAATHEASSESDSILSFVSGLSVGSTLQPSPYRKGQKPQAEGQASSATGPEKRNVALAPRSRSSGLPYSPEKLRGTQKTASGVPAMLRGRTVIYMPNLATRSQPKGTPGPRTTPRKMGPLSPMQPAVPTKALGSGQQRSRSLHRPGKISELATLSPPQRSATPPARLTKTPSSSSSQTSPASQPLTRRLLPDTHASRPISSPSASLVPKTPTRALLAKQHKTQKSPVRIPFMQKPARRGPPPLARAAPEPGPRGRMGPKGCPGTRGGHLGLVHVASAQSSGSKSSNRSGFRRQLTFIKESPGLLHRRRLELSPAEATASASASASASASAYQGSSACRNQPALPTVFLCSSRCKELRAPSPQALVPQQHTAARPGPGEQPPRRTNSESPSRLPIRKQVTQPEAVKRYASLPHISMARRAEGAASGPTADAARRSSDGEARPLPRVASLGTTWRRIRDEDVPHILRSTLPATALPLMGTSPEKCPGSPLQRKTSDAVVQTEDFAANKTNSSTSPSLESRGPPLALAGGTTTLFSSDIDKPGPTKVATSVPFVHEGLGAAVAGFAASRHGSPSRSARVPPFNYVPSPMVVATTDSAVEKAPAPADLLE